A genome region from Stenotrophomonas maltophilia includes the following:
- a CDS encoding DUF6216 family protein has protein sequence MNWDSIYSGAPEWFSALGLVAAALHICWRAGSLHPLNNRLLRLFISRDDIQDPFVKKNLSDYSALAVFRLTYGIPARTLVDAKKIIGKAQARNVPLDLVGLAGSAFDLDNFTVIEKKRPRGIGIALCGLMLFACFWLTWILAYGATEQRLLVSLNTTGTWLWLGKDQAQIAKPALSGERPILSVASCADTSKVKYEDQGAGGFRPADPDILCDIWADPRTSAELMKSVREQRLTFLFASAFLAWTCLMLFDALRRAFAIRALARSLPQPSIQTDAPSGRSRYRLVMLLKCGAWLDWRVGIKTDTLKPPAGGARRGH, from the coding sequence ATGAATTGGGATAGTATTTACTCTGGAGCACCAGAGTGGTTTTCGGCGCTTGGGTTAGTCGCGGCAGCGCTACATATTTGCTGGCGAGCTGGTTCGCTGCACCCATTGAACAATCGTTTGCTGAGGTTGTTCATTAGCCGGGACGACATCCAGGACCCTTTCGTTAAGAAAAATCTCTCGGACTACTCTGCTCTTGCGGTTTTTCGGCTCACTTACGGAATTCCTGCCCGAACGCTGGTGGATGCTAAGAAGATCATCGGGAAGGCACAAGCGCGTAACGTGCCGCTTGACCTAGTTGGCTTGGCAGGCAGTGCGTTCGATCTTGATAACTTTACGGTCATCGAAAAGAAACGCCCGCGCGGAATCGGTATTGCCCTTTGCGGCCTGATGCTCTTTGCGTGCTTCTGGCTCACGTGGATCCTCGCGTACGGTGCAACCGAGCAGAGGCTACTCGTCTCACTCAATACCACCGGAACTTGGCTTTGGCTCGGGAAGGACCAAGCACAGATTGCCAAGCCTGCCCTATCAGGAGAGCGCCCGATCCTCTCCGTGGCGTCCTGCGCAGATACCTCGAAAGTCAAGTACGAAGACCAAGGCGCGGGTGGATTTCGCCCAGCCGACCCAGATATCCTCTGTGACATCTGGGCAGATCCGAGAACGTCCGCGGAACTGATGAAGTCAGTTCGCGAACAACGCCTGACCTTCTTATTTGCCTCAGCGTTTCTGGCGTGGACCTGTCTCATGCTTTTCGACGCACTCAGGCGCGCTTTTGCAATCCGTGCTCTTGCTCGTTCCCTGCCACAGCCCTCAATACAGACTGACGCCCCGTCCGGCAGAAGCCGCTATAGGCTGGTCATGCTGCTGAAGTGCGGAGCATGGCTGGATTGGCGAGTTGGCATAAAAACGGACACCCTTAAGCCTCCCGCCGGAGGCGCTCGTCGCGGACACTGA
- a CDS encoding IS3 family transposase (programmed frameshift), translating to MRTSKFSETQIITILKQGDAGLAVKDLCRQAGISTATYYQWRSKYGGLEASELRRVKDLEAENAKLKRMYAEMALDNAALKDLINKKTVGPGQKREAVRFLTEVHARPLSRSCGYVGLSRAAWYAPPLDWTVRDSELISALARLVEERPSRGFWKCSDQLRKKRPDWNPKRIYCVYKAMKLNLRRAAKRRLPKRERVPLYVPKHPDTVWSMDFMSDALACGKRFRTFNVVDDFNREVLHIEVDTSLNSGRLVRVFEQLKRDHGLPQVLRSDNGPEFLGEAFTQWAKLSGVALQCIQPGKPNQNAFIERFNRTFREEVLDQHLFARLEDVREAAHWWMIDYNEIRPHDSLSGMSPVEYRIAYARSSTLEMSA from the exons ATGCGCACATCAAAATTCAGCGAGACGCAGATCATCACGATCCTCAAGCAGGGCGATGCCGGGCTTGCGGTGAAGGATCTATGTCGACAAGCCGGCATCAGCACGGCGACGTATTACCAGTGGAGGAGCAAGTACGGTGGCCTTGAGGCATCCGAACTTCGTCGGGTCAAGGACCTCGAAGCTGAGAACGCTAAGCTCAAACGGATGTATGCGGAAATGGCGCTGGACAACGCGGCGCTGAAGGACCTGATCA ACAAAAAAACTGTAGGGCCGGGTCAGAAGCGTGAGGCAGTGCGTTTCCTCACCGAGGTGCACGCGCGTCCCCTGAGCCGGTCCTGCGGTTACGTGGGCTTGTCTCGTGCGGCATGGTATGCGCCGCCACTGGACTGGACCGTGCGCGATTCGGAGTTGATCTCGGCATTGGCCAGGCTGGTCGAGGAGCGGCCAAGTCGAGGTTTCTGGAAGTGCAGTGATCAACTGCGCAAGAAGCGGCCAGATTGGAACCCGAAGCGGATCTATTGTGTGTACAAGGCGATGAAGCTCAACCTGAGAAGGGCCGCCAAGCGACGCCTGCCAAAGCGCGAGCGGGTGCCGCTGTATGTTCCCAAGCACCCCGATACCGTTTGGTCCATGGACTTCATGAGTGACGCGCTGGCCTGCGGCAAACGATTTCGAACATTCAATGTGGTCGATGACTTCAACCGCGAGGTGCTGCACATTGAGGTAGATACCTCGCTCAACTCCGGCCGCCTGGTCCGCGTGTTCGAGCAGCTCAAACGTGATCACGGATTGCCGCAGGTTCTACGATCGGACAACGGCCCTGAGTTCCTGGGCGAAGCATTCACTCAGTGGGCCAAACTCAGCGGCGTGGCGCTGCAATGCATCCAACCTGGCAAGCCCAACCAGAACGCCTTCATCGAACGCTTCAACCGCACCTTCCGCGAGGAGGTGCTAGACCAGCACCTCTTCGCTCGCCTCGAGGACGTGCGCGAGGCAGCGCATTGGTGGATGATCGATTACAACGAGATTCGTCCACATGACTCACTCAGCGGCATGAGCCCCGTGGAGTACCGTATCGCCTACGCCAGAAGCTCTACTTTAGAAATGTCTGCTTGA
- a CDS encoding DUF3800 domain-containing protein, translating into MRFYIDESGHTGDVVNSGTDLDFAGQPYFVLASVGIADQGDLERELMALRKRHGIGNGELKSSEHLHHEAFVSELIDWLCMNKAPILVEVVDKRFYLCTHMVIATLARHDYEGLGPHGAYLLSNQAADALSELASDEALEGFIEACISPTDHSLMTFFGRLLKPLISKADASLSNTERFLKEVVIDAGIRYKIARDVNPQAHLDFLPSPDLAKRRQPVWMLPNQTSLANLYARINLVLTRKLADVTLVHDEQQQYARTLLDSLKQAERVGELKKLPFTPYADYRFVERAQLEFSSSKLSAGVQVADIIAGLIMRFYRDRKAGRKPSDAHRLAFEKIFDLTTPAVPLGINQVLPTKECIFP; encoded by the coding sequence ATGCGCTTCTACATCGATGAAAGTGGCCACACTGGCGACGTAGTCAATTCCGGGACTGACCTGGACTTTGCTGGACAACCCTACTTCGTCCTAGCTAGTGTTGGCATTGCAGATCAGGGCGACCTAGAGCGCGAACTTATGGCGCTCCGGAAGCGACACGGGATCGGAAATGGTGAACTCAAGTCTTCTGAGCATTTGCATCATGAAGCTTTCGTAAGTGAGCTGATCGACTGGCTCTGCATGAACAAGGCACCCATCCTTGTCGAAGTCGTAGACAAGCGCTTTTACCTTTGTACGCATATGGTGATCGCAACGCTGGCTCGCCATGACTATGAAGGCCTAGGGCCGCATGGCGCGTACCTACTCAGCAATCAAGCGGCAGACGCGCTTTCCGAGCTGGCTTCCGATGAGGCGTTAGAAGGCTTTATCGAAGCTTGCATAAGCCCTACTGACCATTCGCTTATGACGTTCTTCGGACGCCTACTCAAGCCGCTCATATCTAAGGCTGATGCCAGCCTGTCTAATACAGAGCGCTTTCTAAAGGAAGTCGTCATTGACGCGGGAATACGCTACAAAATTGCGCGAGACGTCAACCCGCAGGCACATCTGGATTTCTTACCCTCACCGGATCTCGCAAAGCGCAGGCAGCCAGTGTGGATGCTCCCGAACCAGACATCCCTTGCCAACCTCTATGCCCGAATCAATTTAGTGCTTACAAGGAAACTCGCAGACGTCACGCTTGTTCACGACGAGCAGCAGCAGTATGCGCGCACTCTGCTGGATAGTCTCAAACAGGCCGAGCGAGTCGGAGAACTGAAAAAGCTACCTTTCACCCCCTATGCTGACTACCGCTTTGTGGAACGCGCCCAACTCGAATTTTCCAGCTCGAAGCTAAGTGCCGGGGTTCAAGTCGCCGACATCATCGCGGGCTTGATCATGCGCTTCTACCGAGACCGTAAGGCTGGCCGGAAACCGAGCGATGCCCATCGCCTAGCGTTTGAGAAGATCTTTGACTTGACCACCCCTGCCGTGCCCCTTGGCATCAACCAAGTTCTTCCGACGAAGGAATGCATTTTTCCCTGA
- a CDS encoding SMEK domain-containing protein → MLRQLSSTLLQKIQPYKVGRLSYDRIVALSLKRESRCIGMITRGFYIGEVIDELSVVAGQVSIRNKLGLTDLSTLTENFFRDLLNAIHSSSLINLNEERSNSPGLDLGDDVSGLAIQVTATASATKVEKTLAKITPDHQTRYKRFVVLVVGKKQGSYSIDEQAAKRLGFAKERDIWDVDDLARQIVALDIARLEAVHRLIRKEVGRLKVDLEIPDADGKYPTSGYDLWEQRVKPKVGDGSAFRTFVAQSAEVSEEEIEADLPKEIRLLAKRLSRLPRVTREFLVMLLTRQTNRDSGRFHPPWMTLLYDTVKREFRGDDLDGELGILEEEGFVEVRVEDRHENGPPEIGVRFPSKCEDLSHSLLSFIDEKGLSLRTVIGEVDFSAF, encoded by the coding sequence ATGCTGCGCCAGCTATCAAGTACTCTGCTGCAGAAGATCCAGCCCTACAAGGTAGGCCGGTTGAGTTACGACAGAATTGTAGCCCTGTCACTGAAGAGAGAATCAAGGTGCATTGGAATGATAACTAGGGGTTTCTATATTGGAGAGGTTATCGATGAGCTCTCAGTTGTCGCAGGTCAGGTTTCCATACGCAATAAGCTAGGGCTGACGGACCTATCGACGCTTACTGAGAACTTTTTCCGTGACCTTCTCAATGCAATTCACAGTAGTTCGCTCATCAACCTTAACGAAGAGCGGTCCAACTCGCCTGGCCTCGATCTCGGCGATGACGTATCGGGCCTAGCGATCCAGGTAACAGCCACAGCCAGCGCGACGAAGGTCGAGAAGACACTTGCTAAGATTACCCCCGACCATCAAACGCGATACAAGCGTTTCGTGGTGTTGGTAGTTGGAAAGAAGCAGGGCTCTTACTCCATTGACGAGCAGGCCGCTAAGCGCCTTGGGTTTGCTAAAGAGCGCGACATTTGGGACGTAGATGATCTCGCCCGGCAAATCGTTGCGCTTGACATTGCTCGCCTGGAGGCCGTACACCGGCTGATTCGGAAGGAAGTGGGGAGGCTTAAAGTTGATCTCGAAATCCCGGACGCCGATGGCAAGTACCCCACGAGCGGCTACGATCTCTGGGAGCAGCGAGTTAAGCCAAAAGTAGGTGATGGGAGTGCCTTTCGAACGTTCGTTGCACAATCGGCAGAGGTGAGCGAAGAAGAGATTGAAGCAGATCTGCCTAAGGAGATTAGACTTTTAGCAAAGCGGCTTTCCCGGCTGCCTCGAGTCACACGTGAGTTCTTAGTCATGCTCCTCACGCGCCAGACAAATCGGGATTCAGGGCGGTTCCATCCGCCGTGGATGACGTTACTGTACGACACAGTCAAGCGCGAGTTTCGGGGTGACGATTTAGATGGTGAACTCGGAATCCTCGAGGAAGAGGGGTTCGTTGAAGTGCGGGTTGAGGATCGTCACGAGAATGGTCCGCCTGAGATCGGCGTCCGGTTCCCAAGTAAGTGCGAGGATCTATCGCACTCCCTGCTGAGCTTCATAGATGAAAAGGGCCTCAGCCTGCGCACAGTGATTGGTGAGGTGGACTTCTCTGCTTTTTAA
- a CDS encoding GrlR family regulatory protein: MKDGIYHVRFSSNMQGVGEGIAVFKGGSVNGGDSGYTYSGSKQGDGAGFTAELTIKRWDPGSESVFGGLDQFELEFRGHATEAGFSAKGSIVGRSEATLVVEGRYLTPAL; encoded by the coding sequence ATGAAAGACGGCATTTACCATGTTCGTTTCTCGTCGAACATGCAGGGAGTGGGCGAAGGCATCGCTGTATTTAAAGGTGGCAGCGTCAACGGCGGTGATTCCGGATACACGTATTCAGGATCCAAGCAGGGCGACGGCGCTGGGTTTACGGCCGAGCTGACCATCAAGCGCTGGGATCCGGGCTCCGAATCCGTGTTTGGCGGGCTCGACCAGTTCGAACTCGAGTTCCGGGGCCATGCCACGGAAGCCGGCTTTAGTGCAAAGGGCAGCATCGTCGGGCGCTCTGAAGCCACCTTGGTAGTGGAAGGGCGCTACTTGACCCCTGCGCTCTGA
- a CDS encoding ankyrin repeat domain-containing protein, translating to MHNILIDPPRIAYLKIHHQELRTFHDRPKYWPALRDALLTRDEPKAMPLLDNWYLSSCAQETLWMAATLRLENVFAYVAKDHYPAMWGSLHLCMACLAGDEYAVGLLAPFTKGSGWDDPLICAARSGNAALVQSILPQCDAHAHASQALVEACGVGSLEVVQLLLPHSSQIAAAARALPLAAARGEVGIVAEILASPLPDRQTACYRAWEYAVKYRQTACIEMLNEDARALPHTGLAALRPSK from the coding sequence ATGCACAATATCCTCATCGATCCCCCGCGAATCGCCTATTTGAAGATCCATCACCAGGAACTTCGCACCTTTCATGATCGGCCCAAATACTGGCCTGCGCTGCGGGATGCGCTCCTTACAAGAGATGAGCCCAAAGCGATGCCGCTACTCGATAACTGGTATCTGAGCTCTTGCGCCCAGGAGACCTTATGGATGGCAGCAACCCTGCGCCTTGAGAACGTTTTTGCCTATGTTGCCAAGGATCATTACCCCGCTATGTGGGGATCGCTGCATCTTTGTATGGCGTGTCTTGCGGGTGACGAGTATGCCGTTGGGCTCCTCGCGCCCTTCACTAAGGGGAGTGGGTGGGATGATCCACTGATTTGTGCGGCGCGAAGTGGCAACGCCGCTCTGGTTCAGTCAATCTTGCCCCAATGCGACGCTCACGCTCATGCAAGCCAAGCTCTTGTGGAAGCGTGTGGCGTGGGTTCACTCGAAGTGGTGCAGCTCCTACTTCCGCACTCGTCGCAGATTGCTGCGGCGGCTAGGGCACTCCCACTTGCTGCGGCGCGTGGAGAGGTCGGCATCGTTGCTGAGATATTGGCCTCGCCGCTGCCCGACCGGCAGACGGCGTGCTATCGCGCCTGGGAGTATGCCGTGAAGTATCGGCAGACCGCCTGCATCGAAATGCTCAACGAGGATGCGAGAGCATTGCCGCACACTGGGCTAGCCGCGTTACGGCCAAGCAAATAA
- a CDS encoding site-specific integrase, whose translation MHFQHPQLNHYLQKPTGQLYIRSIRIGNVEFGDMVIQDRAGALHLQDLVQATYDHSEKIRRLRRNGTRYPEPLPLATPARLLSEEVDDFLKDKERQNLRTTTIDAYQRTLAILQRVTGNTSASRIDHTHIYQMWDLLRWAPHDFMTNPACRGLTPELLIAQGQSQGRPQPANSTLELHRRFLASFFNTLVKARAIPHSPMDAFKPAREELLIDQDEPERLLSTGEVQKIFNPETFLPWAKKYPHRWWCPLIALYTGARINEIAQLKVADIVQDHGVWCFSVQRTVDEDLAQSTGRRSRQSIKGKSAIRKVPIHASLIQAGFMDFLADIKACGHPRLFPHLSASVSKKTGKVTGRYSQGFVNQFGSYLKGVGFAKGIGSHAFRHTLATELDAKGVPVEHIALITGHSLNKKAPVLQDNYVHKSASNIRKIQVEALAQYQPSAPLPIYLKGQFKERLGKEARMYP comes from the coding sequence ATGCACTTTCAACACCCTCAACTTAATCACTATCTACAAAAGCCTACGGGGCAGCTCTATATCCGCAGCATACGTATCGGCAACGTCGAATTTGGCGATATGGTGATTCAAGATCGCGCAGGCGCGCTTCATCTGCAGGATCTGGTTCAAGCGACCTACGACCACAGTGAGAAGATCCGCCGATTACGGCGAAACGGTACCCGCTATCCGGAGCCCCTGCCCTTAGCCACCCCCGCCAGGCTTCTTTCAGAAGAGGTCGACGACTTCCTCAAAGACAAGGAACGGCAGAACCTTCGCACCACCACCATCGATGCCTACCAACGGACGCTTGCCATTTTGCAACGAGTGACCGGCAACACTTCTGCCTCTCGGATCGATCACACGCACATCTATCAGATGTGGGATCTGCTGCGCTGGGCGCCTCATGACTTCATGACAAACCCTGCCTGTAGGGGCTTAACTCCTGAACTACTGATCGCCCAGGGCCAGAGCCAAGGACGACCGCAGCCGGCTAACTCCACCCTTGAACTCCATCGCCGCTTCCTAGCCTCCTTCTTCAACACCTTAGTCAAAGCCCGCGCCATTCCCCACTCACCAATGGATGCGTTCAAGCCAGCACGAGAAGAGCTACTGATCGATCAAGATGAGCCCGAGCGACTGCTTTCCACCGGGGAGGTCCAGAAGATCTTCAACCCCGAGACATTCCTCCCATGGGCTAAGAAATATCCCCACCGCTGGTGGTGTCCGCTCATTGCGTTGTATACAGGGGCGCGCATCAATGAGATCGCCCAGCTCAAGGTGGCTGATATCGTTCAAGACCACGGCGTGTGGTGCTTCTCTGTGCAAAGGACCGTGGATGAGGATCTCGCCCAAAGCACGGGGCGCCGAAGTCGCCAGAGCATCAAGGGCAAGAGCGCGATCCGCAAGGTCCCAATCCACGCCAGCCTGATCCAAGCAGGCTTCATGGATTTCTTGGCTGACATCAAAGCCTGTGGACACCCCCGCCTCTTCCCACACCTATCCGCCAGCGTTTCCAAAAAGACCGGCAAGGTCACCGGACGCTACAGTCAAGGCTTCGTCAATCAGTTTGGCAGCTACCTAAAAGGTGTCGGGTTTGCCAAAGGTATCGGCTCGCATGCGTTCCGCCATACGCTGGCCACTGAGCTCGATGCCAAAGGAGTGCCGGTTGAGCACATCGCCTTGATTACAGGCCACTCGCTGAACAAAAAGGCACCGGTGCTCCAGGACAATTATGTGCACAAGTCGGCCAGCAATATCAGGAAGATCCAGGTTGAAGCGCTGGCTCAATACCAGCCCTCGGCGCCGCTGCCTATCTATCTGAAGGGTCAGTTCAAGGAACGATTGGGCAAGGAAGCGAGGATGTATCCGTAA
- a CDS encoding MBL fold metallo-hydrolase has protein sequence MNASIIERALPTLQIGDFLIQAISDGHLTASLDLLSHIDPAEAEQLQLKAGVSDPSSIHVNTYLVRGKGRTILIDAGAGGIKGWGGELRGNLLRAGVQPTDVDTILLTHAHPDHVGGLLDAQGHPVFPNAELLIHPRELSFWEDDGNLARSNDRARGNFLLARQVFAGYRRNLRLLAEGDVLPGISMVPLSGHTPGHTGYRVESEGRSALIWGDIVHFPHIQIARPHVSIAFDQDPQRAAAARSALLDMVSADQLMAAGMHLGELGFVRIQRIGRGYSFTYAG, from the coding sequence ATGAACGCATCCATCATTGAACGGGCTCTGCCCACCCTCCAGATCGGTGACTTCCTGATCCAAGCGATCAGCGATGGCCATCTGACCGCCAGTCTGGATCTGCTCTCCCACATCGATCCGGCCGAGGCCGAGCAGCTACAGCTGAAGGCCGGGGTCAGCGACCCGTCCTCGATCCACGTCAACACCTACCTGGTGCGGGGGAAGGGCCGCACGATCCTCATCGACGCCGGTGCCGGGGGGATCAAGGGCTGGGGAGGGGAGTTGAGGGGCAATCTATTGCGAGCCGGTGTGCAGCCCACGGATGTGGATACGATCTTGCTCACGCATGCGCATCCTGATCATGTTGGCGGTCTACTCGATGCTCAAGGTCACCCCGTCTTCCCCAATGCGGAGCTGCTCATACACCCACGCGAGCTGTCCTTCTGGGAGGACGACGGCAACCTTGCCCGCAGCAATGATCGTGCCCGGGGCAACTTCCTGCTCGCACGGCAGGTGTTCGCCGGATATCGCCGCAACTTGCGCTTGTTGGCCGAGGGCGATGTACTGCCCGGTATCAGTATGGTTCCGCTTTCAGGCCATACGCCAGGGCACACCGGCTATCGGGTGGAATCGGAGGGCCGCAGTGCGTTGATCTGGGGTGACATCGTGCATTTTCCCCACATCCAAATTGCCCGGCCCCACGTATCCATCGCATTCGACCAGGATCCGCAGCGGGCTGCGGCGGCCCGTTCTGCGCTTTTGGATATGGTCAGTGCAGATCAGTTGATGGCGGCCGGCATGCACTTGGGTGAGCTGGGGTTTGTTCGCATTCAGCGCATCGGAAGAGGTTATTCCTTCACATACGCCGGATGA
- a CDS encoding LysR substrate-binding domain-containing protein, producing the protein MRRKIPSSTSLTAFEAAARHGSFARAAEELSLTEGAISRQIGRLESFLGVPLFERVGNRVRLLPNGERYAAQVRESLDRLDRDSQYLMGQPKDAASLDIAVTPTFALRWLIPRLPAFSRAHPNITVHLCERTDPFALAGSGFDAAVHFEHPAWAGMRTYPLLQEVLVPVCHPALIKGAEARVLLDQLPRLHRRQSPDAWRRYAKASGIPLTNPAVGARYDLHAMLIEAALAGLGVALVPRLYVEAELVQGQLVAPWPQGEAVSKTFCLVLPEPIGLTTGPLLAFSHWLLEEARTARTESGLDGQATRALAGHS; encoded by the coding sequence ATGCGCAGGAAGATTCCCAGCAGCACCTCCCTGACCGCCTTCGAGGCCGCCGCCCGCCACGGCAGCTTTGCTCGGGCAGCGGAAGAGCTTTCCCTCACCGAGGGGGCCATCAGCCGCCAGATCGGCAGGCTGGAATCCTTCCTGGGGGTCCCCCTATTTGAGCGGGTCGGCAATCGCGTCCGCCTGCTGCCCAATGGCGAGCGATACGCCGCCCAAGTCCGCGAGTCGCTGGACCGCTTGGACCGGGACAGCCAATACCTGATGGGCCAACCGAAGGACGCTGCAAGCCTGGACATTGCCGTAACGCCCACCTTCGCGTTGCGATGGCTTATCCCTCGCCTGCCCGCGTTTAGCCGCGCGCATCCGAACATCACCGTGCACCTTTGCGAGCGCACTGACCCGTTCGCGCTTGCCGGCAGTGGATTCGACGCAGCCGTGCACTTCGAGCACCCAGCCTGGGCGGGTATGCGCACTTACCCGCTGCTGCAGGAAGTGCTGGTGCCGGTGTGCCATCCCGCGCTCATCAAAGGCGCAGAGGCTCGCGTCTTACTGGACCAACTGCCGCGGCTACACCGACGACAGAGCCCCGATGCTTGGCGGCGCTACGCGAAGGCCTCAGGGATACCCCTCACCAACCCAGCGGTGGGTGCACGCTACGACCTTCATGCGATGTTGATTGAAGCAGCGCTTGCAGGCCTCGGGGTCGCCCTGGTGCCTCGCCTCTATGTGGAGGCAGAGCTCGTGCAAGGGCAGCTGGTGGCGCCATGGCCGCAAGGCGAGGCGGTGTCCAAGACGTTCTGTTTAGTGCTGCCAGAGCCAATCGGGTTAACTACGGGCCCACTACTAGCATTTTCGCACTGGTTGCTGGAGGAGGCCCGCACGGCTCGGACGGAAAGCGGACTTGACGGACAAGCAACCAGGGCGCTTGCAGGACATTCGTGA
- a CDS encoding toll/interleukin-1 receptor domain-containing protein has product MTLPTVFFSYCHTDEDLRDQLEKQLSMLRRQGIIETWHDRRINAGQEIDKTIDEHINSDEIILLLVSPDFIASDYCYDKEMTRALERHELGEATVIPVILRACDWHHAPFGKLMATPKDGKPVKKWADIDEAFLDVAQAVRAAARQRAAKQIKPVAFNKPLAQASPVTAGTASTESSAQGKHGPRSSNLRLAKAFTQRDRDKFKAETFEYIAKHFENSLDELQERNPAYEGSFRRIDANRFFSTIYHEGNDVARATIYLGGMLGGINYIQGETLDSNSYNESLSVDCDDQSLFLTSMGMSAYGSSRGQKLTQEGAAEMLWEQLIGPLQSRSNHPHRR; this is encoded by the coding sequence ATGACCTTGCCCACCGTCTTCTTTTCCTATTGCCATACAGATGAAGACCTCCGCGACCAGCTAGAAAAGCAGCTATCAATGCTCAGGCGCCAAGGGATCATTGAGACCTGGCATGACCGCCGCATCAATGCCGGCCAGGAGATCGATAAGACGATCGATGAGCACATCAATAGCGATGAAATCATCCTTCTTCTTGTAAGTCCGGACTTCATTGCGTCGGACTACTGCTATGACAAGGAGATGACCCGGGCCCTGGAACGGCATGAACTCGGTGAGGCAACCGTCATCCCCGTCATCCTCAGAGCCTGCGACTGGCACCACGCACCTTTTGGGAAGCTAATGGCGACCCCGAAGGATGGCAAACCCGTGAAAAAATGGGCGGATATCGACGAAGCATTTTTGGATGTGGCCCAAGCCGTTCGAGCTGCCGCCAGACAGCGCGCGGCCAAACAGATCAAGCCAGTTGCGTTCAACAAACCCTTGGCACAGGCCTCTCCAGTCACAGCCGGCACCGCTAGCACTGAAAGCAGCGCTCAAGGCAAGCATGGCCCGAGGTCGAGCAATTTGCGTCTCGCCAAGGCCTTCACTCAGCGGGACAGAGATAAGTTCAAGGCCGAGACCTTCGAATACATCGCGAAGCACTTCGAGAACTCGCTCGACGAACTCCAAGAACGCAACCCGGCCTACGAAGGCTCGTTCCGTCGAATCGACGCCAACCGCTTCTTCTCCACGATTTACCACGAGGGGAACGACGTTGCTCGGGCAACGATCTACCTGGGGGGAATGCTCGGGGGCATCAACTACATTCAAGGAGAGACGCTTGATAGCAATTCTTACAACGAATCACTATCGGTTGACTGCGATGATCAATCCCTGTTCCTCACCAGCATGGGCATGTCCGCGTATGGGTCGAGTCGGGGTCAAAAGCTGACTCAAGAGGGTGCGGCCGAGATGCTCTGGGAACAGCTCATTGGCCCCCTTCAAAGCCGTAGCAACCATCCACACAGGCGCTGA